CGGCTGGCGAAACGCATCTGCGCGTCCTGCGAGGTGCGCGAGGACTGCCTGCGCTATGCCCTGGAACGAGCCGAAACCGCAGGGATCTGGGGCGGCCTCAACGAAACAGAACGCCGCGAACTCCGAGCAGAATCCCGAACCCGCGCGGCGTGAGGCGAGGTCTTTCGTGGACTGCGATCCGTTGTCGGTTCGTCATGGCGACGACGCGGGCCGTCGGTTCCGTCGCGCCGGGGTCCTCGATCTGACCTCGCGTTCGATCGCGAGGGCGCTGGACGTCGGATCCTCGTGTTCCCAGATTCGAATGACCGACCAGCCCGAATCCCGTAACAAGCGGTCGGTCTCGCGATCGCGTTCCCGGTTCCGGTGCACTTTCTCGGCCCAGTACTCGGAGTTCGTCGCCGACTTGGTGTGGTGCTCGGGGCAACCGTGCCAGAAGCATCCATCGAGGAACACGGCGACCTTCGCCCGCGAGAACGTCATATCCGCTGTTCGGCGCACCGCCGAGAGCGGTCGAGTGGAGACCCGGTAGCGCAATCCCAACGCGTGCACCGCCCTGCGCAGGGCGAGTTCCGGTTTCGTGTCGCGTCCCTTGTTGGCCCGCATGCTCTTGCGCACGCCTTCGCTGGACGCCCCCGATGGCCGTTGGGAAGCCATGGCCGACACCGTACGCCGGCGATTCGAACTCGAACACGACCCTCGGAAGTCCACGGGTGATCGTCCTGTCCCGGAGTGGAATCTCCTGCGGATTCCGCGGGATTCGGAGATGCGACCGGTTTCGATGACGGTCCGGTCGCCGCCCTGACGGGCGACCTCGAACGTGCGGCCAGGACTGTCGAACACGCCGCCACCGTCACCGCTGCGGCGAGCGGGCCACTCGGTTGGCGCTCACCCTGTCGAGTACTGGTCCAAGAGGGGAGCACCAGGCATGGAGATCACGTGGACGGTGGACGGGGAGCTGTTCGTGCTGGCGGTGGAGCCTCGGGTGACGGTGCTGGACGCGTTGCGGGAGTACCTGGGGGTCGTCTCGGTCAAGAAGGGGTGCGACCACGGCCAGTGCGGGGCGTGCACCGCGCTGGTGGACGGGCGGCGGGTCCTGACGTGCCTGTCGCTCGCCGTGCAGTGCGACGGGGCCGAGATCACGACGGCCGAGGGGTTGGGGGAGCACCCGATCGCGCGGGCGTTCGTGGAGCACGACGGGTTCCAGTGCGGGTATTGCACGCCGGGGCAGGTCTGCTCCGCGGTGGGGATGCTCGACGAAGCCGCTCAGGGATGGCCGAGCCACGTGACCGAGGACGTCGCGGCGGACGTCGACGGGCTCGGCGACGACGAGATCCGGGAGCGGATGGGCGGGAACCTGTGCCGGTGCGGGGCCTACGTGAACATCGTGGCCGCGATCCGGGAGGTCGCCGAGCAGCGGCCCGCGCACGCGGCGCGTCGAACCGGGGAGGGAGCGCGATGAACCCCTTCGACTACGAGCGGGCCACCGACGCGGCGGGAGCCGTGGCGGCGGTGGCGGGCAATCCGCGCGCGATGTTCCTCGCCGGGGGGACGAACCTGGTGGATCACCTGAAGCTGGGGGTGAGCGCGCCGGAGCTGCTGGTGGACGTGTCCCGGTTGCCGCTGGACGAGGTGCGGGAGCTGCCGGACGGCGGGATTCGGGTGGGTGCGGCGGTGCGCAACAGCGACCTCGCGGCGCATCCGCTGGTCCGCGAGCGGTTCCCGGTGCTGGCGCAGGCGTTGCTGGCGGGTGCGTCGGGACAGTTGCGCAACGTCGCGACGACCGGCGGGAACCTGCTGCAGCGCACCCGGTGCCCGTACTTCCAGGACGTGACGACGCCGTGCAACAAGCGGCTGCCGGGGGCGGGGTGCTCGGCGATCGGCGGGCACCATCGGGACGCCGCGATCCTGGGGGCTTCGCA
This window of the Saccharopolyspora gloriosae genome carries:
- a CDS encoding WhiB family transcriptional regulator — its product is MIPGRVEVPDWHRSALCAQTDPEAFFPEKGQSARLAKRICASCEVREDCLRYALERAETAGIWGGLNETERRELRAESRTRAA
- a CDS encoding 2Fe-2S iron-sulfur cluster-binding protein; the encoded protein is MEITWTVDGELFVLAVEPRVTVLDALREYLGVVSVKKGCDHGQCGACTALVDGRRVLTCLSLAVQCDGAEITTAEGLGEHPIARAFVEHDGFQCGYCTPGQVCSAVGMLDEAAQGWPSHVTEDVAADVDGLGDDEIRERMGGNLCRCGAYVNIVAAIREVAEQRPAHAARRTGEGAR
- a CDS encoding very short patch repair endonuclease, which codes for MFDSPGRTFEVARQGGDRTVIETGRISESRGIRRRFHSGTGRSPVDFRGSCSSSNRRRTVSAMASQRPSGASSEGVRKSMRANKGRDTKPELALRRAVHALGLRYRVSTRPLSAVRRTADMTFSRAKVAVFLDGCFWHGCPEHHTKSATNSEYWAEKVHRNRERDRETDRLLRDSGWSVIRIWEHEDPTSSALAIEREVRSRTPARRNRRPASSP